ttcaGCGCAGCAAGAAGGAGTGCACGCAGAGCGCTTCCTTTTTTTCGTCCAAAAGTCCCTCTTCCTAAAGTGGATATCAGCTTCTTGCTCTTTGCAAAGGGTGGTTTGGGAGAACAGTATCATTGGGAAAATCGAAGCTTTGCCATCGAATTTTACCATGTGCATCTTTCAGAAAAAGGTTGCCAGAATTCAAAAGCTCTGCTCTCTCAACATCAAGGCTACTGGAGTTGGTGCTGGTTTGCCAGACAGTTGCGCCATCCACATCGGTCTCAAGACCAATGAGCCATCTTTTCGAAGCGAAACTCTGGCGCCAAGGCTATTGACAGTTTTGTCTCTGTTAGCCATCCAAACAACTGTTCTGCTTTTAGAGTTTGTGAACCCACATGTGAAAGACTCATCTGGGGAAGTTACTTGATTTAATATGTGTTTTCTCAATTGTTTTCTCAatgaattatatatgaatgataatttatcgttttatttttatgggaTGAATATTGATGTTTTTCTTGATTAGTTGTtgaggttttttattttatttttctccaagGAGGTTTAATTTTGGTTAGTTACCTTTAGTTTGAATAAAGGATTtcttaataataaaaacatttataggtatattttgtatagaatttttttaactttttaaaagttgacCCCCGGAGGGACAATTCCTGGATCCGTCCCTGCCAAGACCCGCTGGGTTTCCTCACTGAAAGGTAAAGCATAGCAGTTTTGTTGTGCCTTGTTAGGGAAGGATCGGAGGGTGTTCATCTCTTCaagtttttgcttttgtggAACTTGCTTGTTGATGCCTGCTTGCGTGTAGTCATTGTCTGTGACCCATCGGAGCAAGTTTTTATCCACACGTAGAGCATTGTTACCGCAGTCAATGTTCAACCATTCTATTGTGACTGAAAAAAAGGTGGAAAGTCATAAGAAAAAGATCAagaatttaacaacataacatgtcGAATATCAAACAGATTATACGTTATTTACTTTGAGAAGAAGCGGTGAACAAATGAAATACCAGGACAAGCACTGGTACCCAGAAATTTTTATCCATAGAGATCGTATTGGGTTTGAAAATTGAGATTGAATTTCGGAGAGAAGAAACTGAGGGGTGATTTGTTCGTGAGGTTAgatttaatttgattaatgTAGCATTGGTACAACTTCTTGAAGTTATCTCCCATTTCGTTAAGAAACACCGGAGCCATCATTGTAAACTTCAGCCATTTTAAAATTAAGCACGACAAAACAACACTGTTACTTCTCATACATAATGACCATTTTCTTAAAAGTTAAACAAGACAGAGCACTTTCGTAGCTTCATAGATTATATGTAGATAAATCACAAAATACAGAAGAACATCACTCAGAAACTTTTATTTCTCCTCTCTCAGTTTCCATCCAACATTAACCATTTCTCTTGTATAACTGGGTTTCCAATTTCCCATTTCCTGCCTCATTTTGACAACTCTACTTCAACAATTCAGATAACCTCGCAGCTACACTCTGCCTTGCTCCAGGAGAAACGCCGTGCTTTCCGATGATCGACTCTAGAACTGCCTCCGAAAGCAGTTTGTTTTCGATCACCACGTTCCCAGCTTCTGGTACGGATGCATCTTTGGAGAAGCTTATCTGTAGCAATGAAAGTGATCAAACAAAGATGTCAAAACTCAGATGCAAAATACAAACTCAAcccttcaaaaaaaaaaaaacacacactaAAGTTTAGTAGTACTAACCGTTAATGATCCATTGGGAGATTGTGTGAAAAGGATAGAGGCGCCAGGTGGGAAGTTTTGATCCTTGAAGACCTCAAGGAACTTCTCAATGGCCTTGGCTTCTGCATCAGTGTAAATTCCGATTGATTTCCAAATCGCAACGCAATTCTCCGAAACCTTCTCCGAGTATTGCTGGCCGGTTAGTGGCAGTATCGTTGTCACCTGTGTGAATTTCTCAAATGGACCTATGAAAGGATAATCAAGATTATAACTTGTGCctcaagttttgtttttgttttgtttttcatacAGAGTAACACATCATATCCAGAAGACAACATATTAACCCTAActaattttatgaaattctGAATGGTTTTAGAAAagaataattataaaataaaggcTAAGACATTATGAAATTCTGACTAGTCAAAGCTTTAAGCACGTGTTTTAAGAAGTCCGTTACCTGTAACGATCTCTCTGAAGAACTCAACGGACTCCGTCAGCTCCTGGGCGGTCTTGCCCTTCCACTTAACGGCAAGCAGAGGCACGGCCTTATCCTCCAAGTACACGCCAATCGCTGTGAACTTCACGAAGTTCCCCTGAATCTCCAGCCCCCTAAACCCTGCGCACATTAGCAAACACACAGGACAgccaatcaaaaccaaaaccaacaaaCAATTTAGCTGGGCAAATTAAGTACGGACGACCATTGCCGTGCGCCGGTAGTGCGAAGTTTTACGAACCTGCGCCGCCGAGGTACAGAGTGTTGGCGGAGCCGGGGGGTTTGACTGACGGTGGAAACGACGTCGCCTCGATCTGAAGTCCGGTGAGATTTGGTAGTGCAGCCATATTGGGTAGTCTTTGTTAAGCTTTTGTGTGGCGACGGAGATGGATTTGTTGTACGAAACGGTGCGTTTAAATTGGGAGGGTGGGGGGCCAGTGAAGGATTGAAGGAGTTCTTCAGAGGGGGTTTTTGTAGAGAGTTTGGTGTCGTTAGGACAAGGTTGGGTGGTTAAGTAGGAAGGTCAGGGAGTGTAGATGTGCACGTGGAGGGAAGTTTTACCGGTCATTCAAGAGGGCAAGTCACCACAACTCATACCAACTAGCTTAGGCCTCTTTGGTGTCCACTTCAAATATAGTTTAGGATTTGTTTGGGAGTGGTTATGAAATGGTTAAAAATAGTTTCTCTCAATAAAAAACACTTATGTTTGCGTTGgtagaaaattttcatttggaaGTGATTATGGATATAATTACTTTTATGGAGACTCACTTCTCCATATAGTTATGTTAGGAGAAACACGTATGAAGAGGATGAGGAggtttatttgtaattttgctTTAGAAATAGTTCTGGGTGTCCTGAGTAAATGTAGAGTTACGGCTGGGCAGGCAGATCGTGTTTGGGCCATTTACTATTTCTCAGTACTATAAAagatgtttttctttttcggcCCAATAAAAGAATTGGACTTTGCTTCATAAGTTGATAGCGGTGGGCCGCCGTCTATCAAACTTCAAAAGAATGGGCTAATAAAATTCAGAAAGGTCCATTGCACCTTATCCCGACCTTTCCATAAACCTTTTTAATATccgataaaataaaatattattttataccagCAATATCAAAGGATGAATGTTCGAAAACATATTTGGGATGCAGAGTAATTAGAACAAGGCTTTTTATTACAAATGGACTCTGAGATTTACAAAATTATCGCATTTcgtccttaatgtttttttgtgacactaatGGTTCTTAAGGTTATTCTTCACACATTAAAATGGTCTCTGCCGTTAGCTTCCATCAAATTTTCTATTAAGTAGCTGATGTGGCAGAGCCCACACATCCAATAGCATACATCCACGTggctttaaataaaatatattatattttaaatattttaaaacttaaatttaaaattaaaaaaaaaaaaaaaaaaaacccctgtACGTCTCCCTCTCTGGTAGCGCCTCCAACCCTTGCAGACCCACTCTttgcctctctctcccccctcttcctccctcctctctccctctctccctcatCTTCCTTGGTTGTGGGTTTCATTGATTTGTAGGTTTTggtcaaacaaaaaaggacCCAAGTGTACTGCAACTATGCCAAGCCCGATCTTGGTTCCAATGCTGCAGAGACAGATTATGGGTAAAAACGAGTGCagaaattcaacaaaaataattattcattGATTTGCAGGTTTTggtcaaacaaaaaaagaccCAAGCGTTTATTTCATCAAGCTATGGTAGACGCAGAAACTTCCTGATGCATAAACGACATCAAGCTATAGTAGATTAGCTTGAAAAAATCAAGGAagatgagggagagagagaaagagaagggaggaaaaggagggagagagaggcacTGGGTCTGCGAGGGTGGGTAGGAGACGCCGGCGGAGCAAGATACaggtctttttttctttttttttttggattttaagttttaaaatatttaaaatataatatattttatttaaagccATATGgatgtatattattatatgtGTGGGCTCTACACACGTGCCACGTCAACTACATAACAGAAAATTTGATGGAAGCTAACAACAGAGACCATTTTGATGTGTGGAGGGTAACCTTAGGGACCATTGGTGTCACAAAAAAACGTTAGGGACTAAATATGATAATTTTGCAAATCtaagggaccatttgtgataaaaagcttTAGAATAATGTTATTCTTATCACAttctcatattattttatgtgataAATGAGGTAGACatccacatcaattaaaattaatttaatattttttttcttttataatttattgacACTTTTTAATTCATGTTAATGTTTACTTTATCTGccttatataaaaatatgataaaaatAGTATTACTCGAGTAATtactcttttttgttgttgtcaatACAAAGTAACTACTTTTCAACCACTTAACTTTgcaaatcaaaacaattaaaCTCATTGACTTTGATACGTTACGTCAACGTAAAAGGCAATTACTCAATTGACtttgcaaataaaaaactcaAATAGAAAATAAGTAATAAACtccagaaaaaaagaaaataaaagaaataatgtGTTAGGCTAGAAGTAGACTGGTAGTTTGTCTGGACTGGTACATTTAAACCAAGGACAGCACCCAAATGCATCAAAACGACGGCGCTTAAATCCAGAAACGTGGCAACGTAACGCTTACTGTTTCGTCCTCTCTTCTTCTGTGGCATCTGGAAATGGCTCCCCCAAACAATCCCCAATCCTTCCCCCATTTCTCCtaaaccccaaaccccaaactccccaaacccaaaccctaaGCCTTcatcgatctctctctctctccaaaaaaaaccaaaaccagaaaCTTTCAGCTTTGTTTTAGAAAATTTCTGAATAATTTTGGgctgagaaaaaaaaaaagtcaagaGAAAATGTCGTGGATAAGATCGGCTGTGAGCAAAGCCGTGGAGGCTGGGAACAAGAACAACCTCACTCGGACCGTCAAGAACTATGCCGACTCCGTCGTCCAACACGCCGGCCAAGCCGTAGCTGAAGGCGCCAAACGCTTTCAGGACCGTATggtaatttcaaaatttctacCAGTTTCCTCATTCAACaccgaaaaaataaaaaattacaagtaCATTTTCTCTTCATCTGATTTACAGGGAGCTCGTAGTTTTAAAAGTGTTAAGAAGAGTATCCAGAGATTGGAAGAAGCAGCTGTGTCCTGCAGGGGAGCTGAAAGACTTGAGATACTGAGAAGGTGGGTGATTTTGCTCAGAGAGGTCGAGAGACTGAAGCTTTCTCCGGGTTCTGtggaagaaaaagacaacgCAGTCGAGCAACCTACTGCTTCTGAGGACGCCAACGATATTCGAAGAAGAATATCTCTGGTTCAATTTTTACCTCGTTTCTTTCAGCTTTTTCGGGTTCATTGTAGTCTAGTTTGCAGTGGAATCTTATGCTTTTTGATAATGTGAATAGGTTTTGTACTATGACTCTGATGTTGGAGGTGAACCCATGACTTTCCGCGAAGTGTTTCTTCAAAGTCAGGCTCTGGAGGGCATAACACTGTCTATGGTATGTctttgagaaatgaaaatatcatTGAAATGAACTATGCCAaatgggtttttattttatttttctttttaaaactaatGATGCTTTAGAATTGGCTCACCAAACCAGTGATGTTAAAATGGATGACCTTGATGTTTTACATGAAGAGAATGCTTGTTTCATAAGTTAGGGTGTAGCACTTAATGAAACCCTCATGGAAAAATGATCAAAGTTGGAGATGATTTTGTTCGCTGCCTGCCTTTGGTTTTTCTTAGACACTGCCACATATGCACTTGGTTTTTGAAACCTGTAATGTTTCCATCTGTAATCAAACCAGGTGGATTTTTCttaatcaaggaaggaaaagGGATGACGAGGAAACTTATCGCTACCATCAAATACCTAACACATCTAAAACTGGAATGAGTGTAAATGATCTTATGTAATTTGAAATTGCTGATTATGAAAGTTAACCGCAGGTTAACTCTTTTCTATGCTTCAGATTCTTGAAGGTCCGAATGATGAAGAGGTTGCCCTGCTGATGGAGATGTTTAGGTGAGAAGCAAGACTGTACTTGTGTGTAATGCATGCTCGTGGGCTATTAAGTGCCAGTATTCTTTATTTGGGTTAGCCATTTAggaccttttaaaaaaatcttaataTTATATGAAACTGCAGGCTGTGTCTTACTGGAGGAAAAGAAGTTCATAATGCAATAGTGAGCAGTATACAAGATCTGGAAAAAGCTTTTTCAAGCTATGAAGATGAAGTACTGGTAAGGACATAAAAAAGTGCTCTTAAAGATCATGTCAACAAATGTGAAGTTCTGGAGAAATTTTGATATATGTTTTCCATAAAGTTTATATTAGATATAATTCATTATCATTCTTTTCCCTCTGGGATTTTTCATGTAACAATTATTTTCCAGAGATCCACAAAAGTTGTAGTATATAGCTCTAATATTCTTATTTACATAAGCAAATGGGAGTATTGAGTACTCCATTCAATTCATGCAAGacttgttcttcttttggcTCATACTGGTTCATCTTTTCCTTTGTATTCAGGTAAAACGGGAGGAATTGCTCCAATTTGCACAAGGTGCAATTACGGGGTTAAAGATTAATGCTGATGTCATAAGGTGTGCAAAAAATTacagactctctctctctctctctctctctctctctctctctctctctcccaatgcatatgtgtgtgtgtgcactCGGGAGGTATTAAACTAATACCAATTTCATGAGTAACGTGTCATGTCTACAAAACCTAGTTTTATTTACAACACACATTTACACCCAAACACTGGATGTGACATGAGTTATCACCAAGCCAGTTGATAATTGATCATGATAAACTCTGATCTTATAGATGTtaatctccttttttttttttaatgaagaatAGGAAGTGGGTTACCCTTCTTGTTTGGATATGGATTAGTGCTGGCACTTGCCAGATATATGcttatgcaaataaatttgtctttcgttcgtataaattttttgtagCTGGCGACCTTAGAGATTTAATTATTCATACTGGTAGGAAAAAGTGTAAAAGTATGATGCTAGGCTTCAATCATGGGCCAAAAAATGTCTTCTTACCTATGTATTTAAATGCATCTTGTTACAGAATAGATGAAGAAGTCTCTAGTCTAAGGAAGAAGCTTGACACAACGACTACTCCTCTGAAGCCTTCAACTGAAGGTCATGACAAAGCAtcagaagaaacaaaattggaAACAATAGAGGTGAGGATGGTTgtcattataattttttggtgtGCCTCATGGTATAAGTTCCACTGTGCCAAAGAGATGTCAAATACCATCAAGTAGAAGACTAATGGCTCTATGATGGAATTTTAATGAGTAAAATTGGCTACTGTTTACATAAGCATGAAAGTTCTTTTAACATTTTATGAGTATAAAAATTATGGAAATATGGATCTGACAGCCCTAAGTTCTGGTAGGCATTAAAAGAAGCACTTGCACAAGTTCGAGCTTGTTCCAGATTAGAAGGGCTTTTACTGAAGAAAAAGTTGTTGAACAATGGAGATTCTCCTGAGATCCATGCTCAAAAAGTATGTATTTCTCGGTTTGCCCATTATCAATTGGTTATGCATCTGAAAGCACGGGTTTAAATTTGTTGGCAGCATCTTGCCTTTATCTCTGGTGGCTTTCATGCTGTTTGATTTGAGGGTTTTAACAGTGCCGTGCGGTCCTTGTGACAGTCAAGCTTTTGGCTGAAGATGTTGACAAGTGTCTATTTAGCATGGACATGGGATGCTAGATGCTGCGAATCCTCCAATTTAGTTATGGGGATGCAACTATATATGTTTAGTCCTAGGAGCTTGTTTGTTGATTCACAATGGGTGAAAGGTTTACTTTTTGTGTCTTGTTCAATAAATCAATGCCTTATGGGACCTATATGTAAAAAATTTGACAGTGTTTATGATGCGACCCAAAACACGTTTCTTACTTAGTTACATTGTTTGACGACAAAATCATACTTGATTATGTAGTCTGattcttttcccttttgctTCTATCTTGTATTTGCTGGTAATCTCtgctttgtatattttctgaATTAAGTGCAACTCGATCCTTTGATTGTTGCTTGTGCACCCAGAAAATGCTGATTTCCTTTTAAGGTACAAAGCTCCTGTTACCAACgttatttttgttgtataAGCAGGTTGATAAATTGAAGGTCTTGTCAGAATCTCTGGCTAGCTCCTCTGCAAAAGCTGAAAATCGTATTTCAGATCACAGGTGTAACAACTTCGGAACCATTTGTTTTATGTTGCTTTTCTTAAGTATTAAATCGTGTTGTTacattgttttttcttgtaatATGTGTGTTTATTAATATACTTCCTGTTATCTAAAAATACTATTGTAAAATGttcttctaaaaaaaaaaaaataactctTGGAAAATGTTAAGCTATCAGctaataaaacattaaaaagaaagtttATATGATTTGGCTTGGTGTATCCATAAAAAGGTTCAGCAAGCCTTGCTTTTTGTAACTGTGTAGTTCTGGTGAAAACCATTGATTTGATTAACAGTAATGACGTGTAGTCTGTGCTTGAGCTATTATTGTTATTAGATGCCAGGTTtagggaaaacaaaattactttCTTTGTTCCTTATGAATGACAGACTTCAAAAGGAGGAGGCACTAAAAGTTCGTGTAGCCAGAGCAAGCGAAGTGAGTGAAAGAGAGAAGGTATTGTTCTTCAACATTACTTACCTATAAATGTAACGACGTGAAGTTTGTACTCACAATTCTGTAGAGAGGTCTTCAGTGTGTAATTGCATTCTTATCAAGTTTGAAATATGTCAAAATGTTTTTACTAATATggcatttcatttttctttatgaagccaaatcaagaaaaagaaaaattagaagacAGAGTGGCAAATATTGTGTACTCTCTTTTTAAGATTTTGGTCATTTCCATTAATCAACCAGATGAATTATGTCTGTTCTTAACATCTGCATACTATCAATATgattctttttattaaaaaattcagcAGCCTTTTCTTCAGCAATAAAAACTCAGCatttaaaatttcagatttattAAATAGGTCCTATATTTGGTGATATTTCATGCTTGCTGTTCTGCTTATTCATACATTATGTTGAACAGGATTTTTAGCTGCTTTATTCTTTTGGGAAATATTATTTGCACTCAAAAGAAGCTTCTTGCATCCTCATGTGAGTGCGTGGAGGAGTGTGGGAAGCTAATTTCGAGTGCATATACCATTTCCCTTCCATTTTTCTCCCTCGAGTAAAagctttctttttggttcATGAACTTTGTAAATCCATGTTATAGATGTGGTAGGGAGGCAATGCTTGGTTGGTACACGTATGCTCTAAGTTTTGATTAGGgaattttagttttgtttcaaTGACCATTTTCAGGAAATAACGGCTGAGATTACAGAGCTTGAAAAAGAACGAGATGACCTTGAGGCTCAACTGAAAAAGGTTTATATGctttggtttttcttcttatatattaaattaactTTCTCTTCATTAATTGTGACTTCTAAACACTAGTCATCTGTTCTAGGTTAATATCTCCTTGGCTGCAGCTAATGCCCGCCTTCGCAATACCAGGGAAGAGAGGGAACAATTTGAAGAAGCTAACAATAAGATTGTTTCCCACTGCGAAACAAAGGTTTagattattttcttgtttattcttttcctGAGCTGGTGATGTTCTGGATTTTTTCATGGTATTGCACCTTTAGGTCCTTTGCATCATTTAAagatttatttttgttttgttaacaGGAAGATGAGCTATCGAAATCCATTGCCTCATGTAGGGCAGAGGCAGATATTATAAAGACTTGGGTTAATTTTCTTGAAGATACTTGGGTTCTCCAGCTCTCATATACAGATATGAAGGAGAAGCAGGTCAAGTAAGTTCTTCAACTCTATGCAATTGCTAAATGCTCATTGCTCCTTTTGTCAGCAATTTTGTTCCTTTAAACTGAGAAGTGTAGGATCGTTTTCTTTCTTGAAATCTGTACATTATTGTTtaaataactatttttttcCTGCAATTTTAAGCGATGAATTGGAGAAACATGAGGACTATTTCTTGAACTTGTCCATTGATCATCTCTCTGCTTACAAGGTattgaatctctctctctctctctctctctctctctctctctatatatatatatatatctgtctatctgtctgtctgtctatCTATCTATAAATCTTTTGATACTATCGAGGTAcaccttttattttctatgcAGAAAGAGTTGGGGCCTTCTATCAGTCGTATAGGGAAATTTGTAGAGAACCTAAAGAATTTGAGCGAGGGGTAATGTTGTTTGTTGCACTGCGATGGTTGAACCTTCATTTTACTTGCTTTGTTCTTAATGTCTTTTGACCTGACGAGACAGGTCAAGGATGGCATCTACTGCAGAAAGCGAAGATTCTAAAGTATTAAATCCAATAAATAATCTTGAGGAGGAATATTTGGACCACGAAACCAAGGTAAAAAAATGTTGTGAAAAACTTAGTTCAATATAATCATAGATCTCTCCTTATCAGCACATTGTGGTTTTTCTTGCTATCTAAAAGGAGTGACCTTTATAGTTAAATGTTCTACTCAGTTTCCCAAAATGAGAGTATTGGTTATTGTTCCTAGCATGTGAatttcaaaaaacaaagaaatgaatAAACGAGTCAGGATGGatggatatatatattctttgtCAAAGTCTAATTTTTGCATATCATGTATGAcccaaaatttcttttgcaAAAATTAGGGATGCTTCAAGTATGTGTCTAATGCTTTCTTGGTCCCATAATGTGCTCTattctgtttttgttgtagTGTAACATTTATATGCTAACAAGCGCAAACATTGATATTTTTGGTTTGCTTCAGATTATTACCACCTTTAGTGTAGTAGATAACATCAAGGAGCAGTTTTATGGCCCACGAGCTGAAATTTCCAGGTATGAACTTGTGGGGGGTGTATAATTATCTCTTTTCCTTTGTACACTATGTTTGAAGATATTCACCAAAACCCCTGAATATGTGTACCTTGCTTGCCTGTTCCAGGAAAGATGACCCTAGGGTTAAGGAGCTGTTTGATgatattgaaaaattaagggagcaatttGAAGCTATTGAGAGACCAAATCTACAACTGGAGaatccaaccccaaaatcagAAACTTCATCTAGTGAAAAGCCGCAGAGTGGTCCATCTACTCTCCCAACAGAAAGCACAGGAGCACAGAAAGCTGATACAGATAAGCATCCTGGGTCAGGTGCAGTGAAGGCAGAGCAAATGCTTGACACTGAAGCAGAACTAGCAAAGCTGGAATCGGAGTTTGGCAAGGTTGGGCAAGACTACTCGGCAGAAGAGATTGGTGACTGGGAATTCGACGAGCTTGAAAGAGAACTAAGATCTGGTGATTCATCAAAAGCCAAATAGACCCCAATACTTATGGTGGCTGGGTCACCGTCATTGCAAGTTTCGTAGAAAACCCCGTGTATTATAAACATGATAACTCTGTACCTGACCTCCAGAAAGCCACACATACTTTTCTCTGTAACTTATATGTAACAAGTGACGGATtatcaatttgttaatttaatCCTTCTTTTTAAATTCTCAAACCTATATGCTCGAATATGGAATACAAGTGAATGAAAGGTGTAATTTGGATGTAGCTGGTGAACCACAGGAGTTTCttggttaattttttattttattttttctgtgtACGGGCACCGAGCTTCGTAGCACTGTTCAATATGAATGAGAATGTGGCtacaatcttcttcttttccctGAAGTGGGTGATGCCCACCTAATCCTTAAGGGGGCCTCTAATGCTTCCTCAATCACAAACGGAGGAGTCCAGAGAAGATAGTGGGGTTTCgagattttttgtttatgtagCTTTGAAAAGGTTTCCTGATATAGaagtataaattttgttttatctttCAAGAGCACCATCATTAGGCAGGGCCTCCCGTGTGTTCAGCACAAGGGCACATAGGCTAGTGGGCTGGGAATTCCTCCACCCAAAAGTCCTCTCTAAAGGTTGTCTCTAAAATGACTTCCAATAGAGGTTTGCTTGAAGCTGCTTAGCTGCTGTTGCAATTCTTGGTGCTGGTGGGATGCCAGGCAAGGGTGGCCCAATAGTAGAGCCAGAGAGGCTCTGCATGTCAATCCTTGAACCAATCAGAAAACTCAAGCATCCTGGATTCAGGGTTGTGGGCTCATATACATATGGAATTTGTGGCTATTCTATGCTGTTCAAAATGATTTGTGACAGAATTTGTCTCTGCGTAATGTCAATATCTTGGTTATTTGGTGATTCAAGAGTTGAACTTGGATATGGAGAATAAGAGCTTGTGGAGTTGG
The Prunus dulcis chromosome 2, ALMONDv2, whole genome shotgun sequence DNA segment above includes these coding regions:
- the LOC117617637 gene encoding chalcone--flavonone isomerase, giving the protein MAALPNLTGLQIEATSFPPSVKPPGSANTLYLGGAGFRGLEIQGNFVKFTAIGVYLEDKAVPLLAVKWKGKTAQELTESVEFFREIVTGPFEKFTQVTTILPLTGQQYSEKVSENCVAIWKSIGIYTDAEAKAIEKFLEVFKDQNFPPGASILFTQSPNGSLTISFSKDASVPEAGNVVIENKLLSEAVLESIIGKHGVSPGARQSVAARLSELLK
- the LOC117617626 gene encoding rootletin — its product is MSWIRSAVSKAVEAGNKNNLTRTVKNYADSVVQHAGQAVAEGAKRFQDRMGARSFKSVKKSIQRLEEAAVSCRGAERLEILRRWVILLREVERLKLSPGSVEEKDNAVEQPTASEDANDIRRRISLVLYYDSDVGGEPMTFREVFLQSQALEGITLSMILEGPNDEEVALLMEMFRLCLTGGKEVHNAIVSSIQDLEKAFSSYEDEVLVKREELLQFAQGAITGLKINADVIRIDEEVSSLRKKLDTTTTPLKPSTEGHDKASEETKLETIEALKEALAQVRACSRLEGLLLKKKLLNNGDSPEIHAQKVDKLKVLSESLASSSAKAENRISDHRLQKEEALKVRVARASEVSEREKEITAEITELEKERDDLEAQLKKVNISLAAANARLRNTREEREQFEEANNKIVSHCETKEDELSKSIASCRAEADIIKTWVNFLEDTWVLQLSYTDMKEKQVNDELEKHEDYFLNLSIDHLSAYKKELGPSISRIGKFVENLKNLSEGSRMASTAESEDSKVLNPINNLEEEYLDHETKIITTFSVVDNIKEQFYGPRAEISRKDDPRVKELFDDIEKLREQFEAIERPNLQLENPTPKSETSSSEKPQSGPSTLPTESTGAQKADTDKHPGSGAVKAEQMLDTEAELAKLESEFGKVGQDYSAEEIGDWEFDELERELRSGDSSKAK